The Kitasatospora sp. NBC_00374 genome has a segment encoding these proteins:
- the leuA gene encoding 2-isopropylmalate synthase, with product MTTTVNLPVPTAPPGRPAPAAGATSRQRPSGMPFHRYVPFAAVDLPDRTWPSKVITQAPRWLSTDLRDGNQALIDPMSPARKRTMFDLLVKLGYKEIEVGFPSSGATDFDFVRSIIEEGAIPEDVTISVLTQAREDLIERTVESLVGAHRATVHLYNATSPLFRRVVFKGSRDDIRTIAVDGTRLVMEYGEKLLGEETVLGYEYSPEIFIDTELDFALEVCEAVMDVWQPGEGREIILNLPTTVERSTPNVYADKIEWMSRNLSRREFVALSAHPHNDRGTGVASAELAVMAGADRVEGCLFGQGERTGNLDLVNVGMNLFSQGVDPMIDFSDIDEIRRTYEYCNKMAVPERHPYAGDLVYTSFSGSHQDAIKKGFDALQVDAATAGVPVSEFTWGVPYLPIDPKDVGRSYEAVIRVNSQSGKGGIAYVLKNDHKLDLPRRMQIEFSRIIQAKTDAEGGEVTPAAIWSLFQDEYQNTADTPGSRIRLGRRLALSTHDGRDTFTADAVVDGAHTVLTGHGNGPVDAFVNALAGVGVDIGILDYAEHAMDQGVGATAAAYLECRVEDRVVWGFGTDPSIARASVKAAVSAVNRAHQHRSEPPVR from the coding sequence ATGACCACGACCGTGAACCTTCCTGTGCCCACCGCTCCGCCCGGACGGCCGGCGCCGGCCGCCGGGGCGACGAGCCGTCAGAGACCGTCCGGTATGCCGTTCCACCGGTACGTGCCGTTCGCCGCGGTCGACCTGCCGGACCGCACCTGGCCGAGCAAGGTGATCACCCAGGCCCCGCGCTGGCTGTCCACCGACCTGCGGGACGGCAACCAGGCGCTGATCGACCCGATGTCCCCGGCCCGCAAGCGCACGATGTTCGACCTGCTGGTCAAGCTGGGCTACAAGGAGATCGAGGTCGGTTTCCCGTCCTCCGGCGCCACCGACTTCGACTTCGTGCGCTCGATCATCGAGGAGGGCGCGATCCCGGAGGACGTCACCATCTCCGTGCTGACGCAGGCCCGTGAGGACCTGATCGAGCGCACGGTGGAGTCCCTGGTCGGTGCCCACCGGGCGACCGTCCACCTGTACAACGCGACCTCGCCGCTGTTTCGCCGGGTGGTGTTCAAGGGGTCCAGGGACGACATCCGCACCATCGCCGTCGACGGCACCCGGCTGGTGATGGAGTACGGCGAGAAGCTGCTGGGCGAGGAGACCGTCCTCGGCTACGAGTACTCGCCGGAGATCTTCATCGACACCGAGCTGGACTTCGCCCTGGAGGTCTGCGAGGCGGTGATGGACGTCTGGCAGCCGGGTGAGGGCCGCGAGATCATCCTGAACCTGCCGACCACGGTCGAGCGTTCCACCCCGAACGTCTACGCCGACAAGATCGAGTGGATGTCGCGGAACCTGTCGCGCCGCGAGTTCGTCGCGCTGTCCGCGCACCCGCACAACGACCGGGGCACCGGCGTCGCCTCGGCCGAACTGGCCGTGATGGCCGGCGCCGACCGCGTCGAGGGCTGCCTGTTCGGGCAGGGCGAGCGCACCGGCAACCTGGACCTGGTCAACGTCGGGATGAACCTGTTCTCCCAGGGCGTCGACCCGATGATCGACTTCTCCGACATCGACGAGATCCGCCGCACCTACGAGTACTGCAACAAGATGGCCGTCCCCGAGCGCCACCCGTACGCCGGCGACCTGGTCTACACCTCGTTCTCCGGCTCGCACCAGGACGCCATCAAGAAGGGCTTCGACGCGCTTCAGGTCGACGCCGCGACGGCCGGCGTCCCGGTCTCGGAGTTCACCTGGGGCGTGCCGTACCTGCCGATCGACCCCAAGGACGTCGGCCGCTCCTACGAGGCCGTCATCCGGGTCAACAGCCAGTCCGGCAAGGGCGGCATCGCCTACGTCCTGAAGAACGACCACAAGCTGGACCTGCCGCGCCGGATGCAGATCGAGTTCTCCCGGATCATCCAGGCCAAGACCGACGCCGAGGGCGGCGAGGTCACCCCCGCGGCGATCTGGTCGCTCTTCCAGGACGAGTACCAGAACACCGCCGACACCCCCGGCAGCCGGATCCGGCTGGGACGACGCCTCGCCCTGAGCACACACGACGGCCGGGACACCTTCACCGCCGACGCCGTCGTCGACGGCGCGCACACCGTCCTCACCGGCCACGGCAACGGTCCCGTCGACGCGTTCGTCAACGCCCTCGCCGGCGTCGGCGTCGACATCGGGATCCTCGACTACGCCGAGCACGCCATGGACCAGGGCGTGGGCGCCACGGCCGCCGCCTACCTGGAGTGCCGGGTCGAGGACAGGGTCGTCTGGGGCTTCGGCACCGACCCCAGCATCGCCAGGGCGTCCGTCAAAGCCGCCGTCAGCGCCGTCAACCGCGCGCACCAGCACCGATCCGAACCACCGGTTCGGTGA
- a CDS encoding TauD/TfdA family dioxygenase, whose product MKPFYALSDHERDALYRVLESVGKNPFEDYPAFSRAVADVVDRGEVPAFFTQVCGRIRAEREAGVSDAHVLRNCPIDAHVPDLDPDDPIADKYAKKKTFVAEAFLELFAQLVATPLLAYATRFNGDFFTDVVAINRYSGMQTGFSDSELVFHNDRTAHAVRADFISLLGMRCSDADFIYTGFVDGRSLLAHLSEEQQAVLRQPCFITPFDVFSRDSNSRQTVSERHPILENHHSFRYLDTCTTVAEGSPEEAVRALLAMKNALVRADKVRHRILTGDLFALANQDGLHSREKMEINDPARARRRWLLKTYAFRDQSAADRYSGHWLDGVPGRVAD is encoded by the coding sequence GTGAAACCCTTCTACGCCCTGTCCGACCACGAGCGCGACGCCCTGTACCGCGTCCTGGAGAGCGTCGGGAAGAACCCGTTCGAGGACTACCCCGCCTTCTCCCGCGCGGTGGCCGACGTGGTGGACCGCGGGGAGGTGCCGGCCTTCTTCACGCAGGTCTGCGGGCGCATCCGCGCCGAGCGCGAAGCCGGCGTCTCCGACGCCCACGTCCTGCGCAACTGCCCGATCGACGCCCACGTCCCGGACCTCGACCCCGACGACCCGATCGCCGACAAGTACGCCAAGAAGAAGACCTTCGTCGCCGAGGCCTTCCTGGAGCTGTTCGCACAGCTGGTCGCCACTCCCCTGCTGGCGTACGCCACGCGCTTCAACGGGGACTTCTTCACCGACGTCGTCGCCATCAACCGCTACAGCGGCATGCAGACCGGCTTCAGCGACAGCGAGCTCGTCTTCCACAACGACCGCACCGCCCACGCCGTGAGGGCGGACTTCATCTCGCTGCTCGGCATGCGCTGCTCCGACGCCGACTTCATCTACACGGGCTTCGTCGACGGGCGCTCCCTGCTGGCCCACCTGTCCGAGGAGCAGCAGGCGGTGCTGCGGCAGCCCTGCTTCATCACCCCGTTCGACGTGTTCTCGCGCGACAGCAACAGCCGCCAGACGGTCTCCGAGCGGCATCCGATCCTGGAGAACCACCACAGCTTCCGTTACCTCGACACCTGCACCACGGTCGCCGAGGGAAGCCCGGAAGAGGCCGTCCGGGCGCTGCTCGCGATGAAGAACGCGCTGGTCCGGGCGGACAAGGTCCGCCACCGCATCCTGACCGGCGACCTGTTCGCCCTCGCCAACCAGGACGGTCTGCACAGCCGGGAGAAGATGGAGATCAACGACCCGGCGCGGGCCCGCAGGCGCTGGCTGCTGAAGACCTACGCGTTCCGCGACCAGAGCGCCGCCGACCGGTACTCGGGCCACTGGCTCGACGGCGTCCCAGGCCGGGTGGCCGACTGA
- a CDS encoding MFS transporter, with protein MPTTDTTSHRLPPRRDDATPDPAPPNAAPVSRLPLIALSLGYFLVMLDVTVVTVAVPAIRGSLHAGPAGLQWIVDGYSTVFAGLLLLGGGLGDRLGHRTMFVAGLTAFTAASVGCGLAPTTGVLVVARLLQGAGAAFLVPASLALLQTAYPTKADRARAFGIWAGVSSIAFASGPVLGGLLVAGLDWRAVFWLNVPVALVAVLLTLRHVPSPPPRPTRTRMDPVGQVLGVVGLIALAGALNEAGTAGWTSLPVLAAFAAGALALTVFVTVERRLESGLASRPDGRAPLMPPSLFSRTGFAPTAVIGFLLSFGYYGMLFLATLYFQQERGYGALGTGLALLPSVCMSLIAAPLSGRITARTGPYPPMCFALLLGSVGFLGWLAADHDTAYPVLLFALIATGLATPMTVVAATAAIMESAPAGGAGVASAVFNVSRQVGNAVGVALFGTLCATAAHFTSGLHRSALIAGAAFLTGSALAAATMRRGAPPA; from the coding sequence ATGCCCACCACTGACACGACGTCACATCGCCTGCCCCCGCGCCGGGACGACGCCACGCCGGATCCGGCACCCCCGAACGCCGCGCCCGTGTCCCGCCTGCCGCTGATCGCCCTGAGCCTCGGCTACTTCCTCGTGATGCTCGACGTCACCGTGGTCACCGTGGCCGTACCGGCGATCCGCGGGTCCCTGCACGCCGGCCCGGCCGGCCTCCAGTGGATCGTCGACGGCTACAGCACCGTCTTCGCCGGCCTCCTGCTGCTCGGCGGGGGACTGGGCGACCGCCTCGGCCACCGCACGATGTTCGTCGCCGGACTGACCGCCTTCACCGCCGCCTCGGTCGGCTGCGGCCTGGCGCCCACCACCGGCGTCCTGGTCGTCGCCCGCCTGCTGCAGGGAGCGGGCGCCGCCTTCCTGGTCCCGGCCTCGCTCGCCCTCCTGCAGACCGCCTACCCCACCAAGGCCGACCGCGCCCGCGCCTTCGGCATCTGGGCCGGCGTCTCCTCGATCGCCTTCGCGTCCGGCCCGGTCCTGGGCGGCCTCCTGGTGGCAGGACTGGACTGGCGCGCCGTGTTCTGGCTCAACGTGCCGGTGGCCCTCGTCGCGGTCCTGCTGACCCTGCGCCACGTCCCCTCCCCACCGCCCCGCCCCACCCGGACCCGGATGGACCCGGTGGGCCAGGTGCTCGGCGTGGTCGGCCTGATCGCACTGGCCGGCGCACTCAACGAGGCCGGCACGGCAGGCTGGACATCACTCCCGGTCCTGGCCGCGTTCGCCGCGGGCGCGCTCGCGCTCACCGTGTTCGTCACGGTGGAGCGCCGCCTGGAGAGTGGCCTCGCCTCGCGGCCCGACGGCCGGGCACCGCTGATGCCGCCGTCGCTCTTCAGCCGCACGGGCTTCGCACCCACCGCCGTGATCGGCTTCCTGCTCAGCTTCGGCTACTACGGCATGCTCTTCCTGGCCACCCTCTACTTCCAGCAGGAACGCGGCTACGGCGCCCTGGGCACCGGACTGGCCCTGCTCCCCTCGGTCTGCATGTCCCTGATCGCCGCGCCGCTCTCCGGCCGGATCACCGCCCGCACCGGCCCCTACCCGCCGATGTGCTTCGCCCTCCTGCTGGGATCCGTCGGCTTCCTGGGCTGGCTGGCCGCCGACCACGACACCGCCTACCCCGTCCTGCTGTTCGCCCTGATCGCCACCGGGCTGGCCACACCGATGACCGTGGTCGCCGCCACCGCCGCGATCATGGAATCCGCGCCGGCCGGCGGAGCGGGAGTCGCCTCGGCGGTCTTCAACGTCTCCCGACAGGTCGGAAACGCCGTCGGCGTGGCGCTCTTCGGAACCCTCTGCGCCACCGCGGCCCACTTCACGTCAGGCCTGCACCGGTCGGCCCTCATCGCGGGCGCGGCCTTCCTCACCGGCTCCGCGCTCGCGGCCGCCACGATGCGACGCGGCGCCCCGCCCGCCTGA
- a CDS encoding LeuA family protein, translated as MDHRPAARRISVFDTTLRDGEQAPANAMTPQQKLDIALRIEALGADYIEAGFPASSPSEFEATRLISQHLTTARFTTFCRAVRADVDRAVQAGGTANHQVQVMATGSDMHLKHKRGITRREAVDEVADTVAHAYSLGVESVSVGIEDASRGEHDLLRAITEGAIDAGATCFAVADTSGCTTPEEYADLIAAFRRWAPAPIRLSTHCHDDFGLSTANAVAGLQAGADEVQATLGGIGERAGNTPLEEVAALLSYKRGVLGIYTDIDLASMYEAYTALRRTIRLEEPRNKAIFGTYAFGTAAGIHQQGILRNPATYEYVEPARFGRERSILIGRHSGRAVLRHLLDQLGVEVDNERLAELYRVHIAERTGADCEDLAVVKARLARELGTPVLAGAVSSTG; from the coding sequence ATGGACCACCGACCCGCAGCGCGACGGATCTCCGTCTTCGACACCACACTGCGCGACGGCGAGCAGGCCCCCGCCAACGCGATGACCCCCCAGCAGAAACTGGACATCGCCCTGCGCATCGAGGCGCTCGGAGCGGACTACATCGAGGCCGGCTTCCCGGCCTCCTCACCCAGCGAGTTCGAAGCCACCCGCCTCATCTCCCAGCACCTCACCACCGCCCGGTTCACCACCTTCTGCCGCGCCGTACGGGCCGACGTCGACCGCGCCGTCCAGGCCGGCGGGACCGCCAACCACCAGGTCCAGGTGATGGCCACCGGAAGCGACATGCACCTGAAGCACAAACGCGGCATCACCCGCCGCGAGGCCGTCGACGAGGTCGCCGACACCGTGGCCCACGCCTACTCCCTCGGCGTCGAGTCGGTCTCCGTCGGCATCGAGGACGCCAGCCGCGGCGAGCACGACCTCCTGCGCGCCATCACCGAAGGCGCCATCGACGCCGGCGCCACCTGCTTCGCGGTCGCCGACACCTCCGGCTGCACCACCCCCGAGGAGTACGCCGACCTCATCGCCGCCTTCCGCCGCTGGGCCCCCGCCCCCATCCGGCTCTCCACGCACTGCCACGACGACTTCGGCCTGTCGACCGCCAACGCGGTCGCCGGCCTGCAGGCCGGCGCCGACGAGGTCCAGGCCACCCTCGGCGGCATCGGCGAGCGCGCCGGCAACACCCCCCTGGAGGAGGTCGCCGCGCTGCTCAGCTACAAGCGCGGCGTCCTCGGCATCTACACCGACATCGACCTCGCGTCCATGTACGAGGCGTACACGGCACTGCGCAGGACCATCCGCCTGGAGGAGCCGCGCAACAAGGCGATCTTCGGCACCTACGCCTTCGGCACCGCCGCCGGCATCCACCAACAGGGCATCCTGCGCAACCCCGCGACCTACGAGTACGTGGAGCCGGCGCGATTCGGCCGCGAACGGTCCATCCTGATCGGCCGCCACTCGGGCCGAGCCGTGCTGCGCCACCTGCTGGACCAGCTCGGCGTCGAGGTCGACAACGAGCGGCTGGCCGAGCTCTACCGGGTCCACATCGCCGAGCGCACGGGCGCCGACTGCGAGGACCTCGCCGTCGTCAAGGCGCGCCTGGCCCGCGAGCTCGGCACCCCCGTCCTGGCGGGCGCCGTGTCGTCCACCGGCTGA
- a CDS encoding pyridoxal phosphate-dependent aminotransferase codes for MKNRTAARFSGIEKSATFAVVDTVRALRAQGVHVLDLGSGEPSFDTSAHITAEASKALLGGFTHYTPSRGLPELLEAIAGKLARDNAVVVDPATDIIVTPSAKHALYISMMSVLDPGDEVIIPTPSWVSYQSMARLAGARPVAARLSAQDGFRLSRALLERYVTERTKALLINTPNNPTGRALTRQEAFEVAEFAAEHDLLVITDEIYEKVLYGAEHLSLASLPAAAGRTLVVNGFSKGYAMTGWRLGYVAGPGDVIGEMVKVQEHSVGCAGSFVQRGGLAALTGAQDFIREMVDEYAVRREVIVAGLNALPGVSCELPEGALYAFPDISATGLGTSAQFAAWLLEEAGVAVTPGSAFGPGGEGHVRLSFATSRDVIEAALERMATALAGRRGAAVRG; via the coding sequence ATGAAGAACCGCACAGCGGCCCGGTTCTCCGGCATCGAGAAGTCGGCGACCTTCGCCGTGGTGGACACGGTGCGCGCGCTGCGCGCGCAGGGGGTCCACGTCCTCGACCTCGGAAGCGGCGAACCGAGCTTCGATACCAGCGCGCACATCACCGCCGAGGCGTCGAAGGCGCTGCTCGGCGGATTCACCCACTACACGCCCAGCCGCGGCCTTCCGGAGCTGTTGGAGGCGATCGCCGGGAAGCTGGCCCGCGACAACGCGGTGGTGGTCGACCCGGCCACCGACATCATCGTGACGCCGTCGGCGAAGCACGCCCTGTACATCTCGATGATGTCCGTCCTCGATCCCGGCGACGAGGTGATCATCCCGACCCCGAGCTGGGTCAGCTACCAGTCGATGGCGCGCCTCGCGGGGGCCCGGCCGGTGGCGGCGCGGCTGAGCGCCCAGGACGGCTTCCGGCTCTCCCGCGCGCTCCTCGAGCGGTATGTGACGGAGCGGACGAAGGCGCTGCTGATCAACACGCCGAACAATCCGACCGGGCGGGCCCTCACCCGTCAGGAGGCGTTCGAGGTGGCGGAGTTCGCCGCCGAGCACGACCTGCTGGTCATCACGGACGAGATCTACGAGAAGGTGCTGTACGGCGCGGAGCATCTGAGCCTGGCGAGCCTGCCCGCAGCCGCGGGGCGCACGCTCGTCGTGAACGGGTTCTCCAAGGGCTACGCGATGACGGGGTGGCGGCTCGGGTACGTGGCCGGGCCCGGCGACGTCATCGGCGAGATGGTGAAGGTGCAGGAGCATTCGGTCGGCTGCGCGGGGTCGTTCGTGCAGCGCGGCGGCCTGGCCGCGCTCACCGGTGCGCAGGATTTCATCCGGGAGATGGTGGACGAGTACGCGGTCCGTCGGGAGGTGATCGTGGCGGGACTCAACGCCCTGCCGGGGGTCAGCTGCGAGCTTCCCGAGGGCGCCCTCTACGCGTTCCCCGACATCAGCGCGACCGGGCTGGGGACGTCCGCGCAGTTCGCCGCCTGGCTGCTGGAGGAGGCGGGCGTGGCGGTGACGCCGGGTTCGGCCTTCGGGCCCGGCGGGGAGGGCCATGTGCGGCTCTCGTTCGCGACCTCGCGGGATGTGATCGAGGCCGCGCTCGAGCGGATGGCCACCGCGCTGGCCGGTCGGCGCGGCGCGGCCGTGCGCGGCTGA
- a CDS encoding cysteine hydrolase family protein, protein MRRRPALLVMDLINEIVHPDGKYAAEGYLEQITRRGVLERTAVAIGRARAAGIPVIYVVVGFSAGFADWPEGSPVFDSARADERLVLGTWATRVHEAIRPADGEAVVAKRRVSPFHGTHLEVLLRGLRVDTLLLAGVTTDLVVLSAAREGHDRDYRVEVLEDATATSDQELHEAALKVLARTATITSVDRALPA, encoded by the coding sequence ATGCGACGACGACCGGCACTTCTGGTGATGGACCTGATCAACGAGATTGTGCACCCGGACGGGAAATACGCCGCCGAGGGATATCTTGAGCAGATCACCCGGCGAGGGGTGCTCGAACGGACCGCCGTGGCGATCGGGCGTGCCCGTGCGGCGGGCATTCCCGTCATCTACGTGGTGGTCGGCTTTTCGGCGGGCTTCGCCGACTGGCCGGAAGGGTCACCGGTATTCGACTCGGCGCGTGCCGACGAGCGCCTGGTGCTGGGCACGTGGGCGACGCGGGTGCACGAGGCGATCAGGCCCGCCGACGGCGAGGCGGTCGTGGCCAAGCGGCGGGTCAGCCCGTTCCACGGCACGCACCTGGAGGTGCTGCTGCGCGGTCTGCGGGTCGACACCCTGCTGCTGGCCGGGGTGACCACCGACCTGGTGGTGCTGTCCGCGGCCCGGGAGGGGCACGACCGCGACTACCGCGTCGAGGTCCTCGAGGACGCCACCGCCACCTCCGACCAGGAGCTGCACGAGGCGGCGCTGAAGGTCCTGGCCCGGACCGCGACGATCACCAGCGTGGACCGGGCCCTGCCCGCCTGA